A genomic window from Salvelinus namaycush isolate Seneca chromosome 5, SaNama_1.0, whole genome shotgun sequence includes:
- the tnip1 gene encoding TNFAIP3-interacting protein 1 isoform X4, whose amino-acid sequence MEGKGPYRIYDPGGGEAKAREEGSSGGGGSYRLLLEENSVLRERMKGLKSLGDLLEESQWEASKLRQRVEELVRDNEALKSSTSSFATSLCMGGPVQTETQGQGKLHRQPSMDQRESQPCLSTGKALNHEQPSEGLSEFEVVNMEKTADTQTAGAGTGQLPQENQELTSQLQRLESSFSIFAEASNPNQLLAHLGRMAVEFHHLSSKVQKNEQRTSLLQTLCEQLRQENNELRKKMEEDLQYRNGDLELLRQENLKLKELVTGGGETAAESEGQPEAKEDVVKEETASVRSKMEVSTPQKQSGNATEKEKAPAKPCDPEAYEKKIKLLEKQRKDVLEVNKQWDVQWNSMKSQFEQKITDLRQRLADSQKAVQELEAEREQRQRDYDKKLLLAKSKIENVQGEKECLNSETTELKQKVRYLQDQLLPLSKQREYQEKEIQRLNRALEEALNLHPPPSSQQPPVQGASGNHGDGPSNLRRQELLTQIAVLMEQVKIFEEDFRKERSDRERMNEEKEDLRRQVERLQGQMTNLTNQLHQAQNECQRERTERCKLERLQMQHHKQGQQQQERRTSDPSSGTMNGPLSPPYCGPFVQVAPGGGLDGWPIHPRIPTNPTVSAGSVAPPGRGDFPPLTTVRGNPWQQSFPQPRGSRGPGAGEGSRPPPENTDQSTATGFVKRERQNIDPGKH is encoded by the exons ATGGAAGGAAAAGGGCCCTATCGTATCTATGACCCAGGCGGGGGCGAGGCTAAGGCCAGAGAGGAGGGCAGCAGCGGTGGAGGGGGAAGCTACAGACTACTACTGGAAGAGAACAGCGTGCTCAGAGAGAGGATGAAGGGACTCAAGAGCTTAG GAGACCTGTTGGAGGAGTCTCAGTGGGAGGCTTCTAAGTTGCGTCAGCGTGTAGAGGAGCTGGTCAGAGACAACGAGGCCCTGAAGTCTTCTACCTCCAGCTTCGCTACCAGTCTGTGTATGGGAGGACCTGTTCAGACTGAGACACAAG GTCAGGGGAAGCTTCACCGCCAGCCCAGTATggaccagagagagagtcagccgTGTCTCTCAACGGGGAAGGCCCTAAATCATGAACAGCCCAGC GAAGGTCTGTCAGAGTTTGAGGTGGTGAATATGGAGAAGACCGCCGATACCCAGACG GCTGGTGCAGGAACAGGGCAGCTACCTCAGGAGAACCAGGAGTTAACCAGCCAGCTGCAGCGTCTAGAAAGCTCATTTAGTATCTTTGCTGAGGCGTCCAACCCCAACCAGCTCCTAGCCCACCTGGGACGCATGGCCGTCGAGTTCCACCACCTCTCCTCCAAGGTCCAGAAGAACGAGCAGAGGACGTCCCTCCTACAG ACTCTTTGTGAGCAGCTCAGACAAGAGAACAACGAGCTGAGAAAGAAGATGGAGGAGGACCTTCAGTACAGAAACGGAGACTTGGAACTACTGAG ACAGGAGAACCTGAAGCTAAAAGAGCTGGTAACGGGAGGAGGAGAGACCGCAGCAGAGAGCGAGGGGCAGCCAGAAGCCAAAGAAGATGTGGTGAAAGAGGAAACTGCCAGCGTTAGATCCAAGATGGAGGTCAGCACACCACAGAAG CAGAGTGGGAAtgccacagagaaggagaaagCCCCGGCCAAGCCCTGTGACCCAGAGGCATACGAGAAGAAGATCAAGCTTCTAGAGAAGCAGAGGAAAGAT GTACTGGAAGTGAACAAGCAGTGGGATGTCCAGTGGAACTCGATGAAGTCACAGTTTGAACAGAAG ATCACAGACCTGCGTCAGCGGCTGGCGGACTCCCAGAAGGCCGTGCAGGAGCTGGAGGCAGAGCGAGAACAGAGGCAGCGGGACTACGATAAGAAGCTGCTTCTCGCCAAGTCCAAGATCGAGAACGTACAG GGGGAGAAGGAGTGTCTGAACTCTGAGACCACAGAGTTGAAGCAGAAGGTTCGTTACCTGCAGGATCAGCTGCTGCCCCTCAGTAAACAGAGAGAGTACCAGGAGAAAGAGATACAGCGCCTCAACAGG GCTCTAGAGGAGGCCTTGAACCTgcaccctcccccctcctcccagcAGCCACCGGTCCAGGGCGCCAGTGGTAACCACGGTGACGGGCCTAGTAACTTGAGGAGGCAGGAGCTGCTCACCCAGATAGCAGTGTTAATGGAACAG GTGAAGATCTTTGAGGAGGACTTCAGGAAAGAGCGGAGCGACAGGGAACGAATGAACGAGGAAAAGGAGGACTtgaggagacaggtggagaggcTGCAGGGTCAGATGACCAACCTCACCAATCAG CTTCACCAGGCCCAGAatgagtgtcagagagagagaacagagagatgcaAGCTGGAGAGACTACAGATGCAGCATCATAAACAG ggccagcagcagcaggagaggcgtACCTCAGACCCCTCCTCAGGCACCATGAACGGCCCTCTGAGCCCTCCCTACTGTGGTCCCTTTGTGCAGGTGGCTCCAGGAGGAGGGCTGGACGGCTGGCCAATACACCCCAGGATACCCACCAACCCAACCGTTTCTGCCGGCAGCGTAGCGCCACCGGGACGTGGCGACTTCCCACCCCTCACAACGGTAAGG GGAAACCCGTGGCAGCAATCGTTCCCCCAGCCCAGAGGCTCCAGAGGACCCGGAGCAGGGGAAGGATCCAGGCCACCTCCAGAGAACACGG